The Struthio camelus isolate bStrCam1 chromosome 14, bStrCam1.hap1, whole genome shotgun sequence genome has a window encoding:
- the PPP4R2 gene encoding serine/threonine-protein phosphatase 4 regulatory subunit 2 isoform X2: MDVERLQEALKDFEKRGKKEVCPILDQFLCHVAKTGETMVQWSQFKGYFIFKLEKVMDDFRTSAPEPRGPPNPNVEYIPFEEMKERILKIVTGFNGIPFTIQRLCELLTDPRRNYTGTDKFLRGVEKNVMVVSCVYPSSEKNNSNSLNRMNGVMFPGNSPGYSERSNINGPGTPRPVNRPKVSLSAPMTTNGLPDSVEHKESNLQQTEEKKHSESPASESEGAQSSPVKNKHSEDDPVEAEGHEVKRLKFDKEGEARDAPNQTASSEVTLGMGEETETSSTSQDKEKDATCARQHCTEEEEEESFMSPRNVGPDRKDQEKDTESSTVNEETSEESNQMEESDQSQAEKDLHSDDSENRGSVSSGADCSETEELGSYASETPEISSETPMENSDEATEVADEPMEQD; this comes from the exons GGTGCAGTGGTCTCAGTTTAAaggctattttattttcaaactggaGAAAGTAATGGATGACTTCAGAACCTCAGCTCCTGAGCCAAGAGGGCCCCCTAATCCAAATGTGGAATATATTCcctttgaagaaatgaaagagagaattCTGAAAATTGTCACTGGATTTAATGG CATCCCCTTCACTATTCAGCGACTCTGTGAGTTGCTGACAGATCCTAGGAGGAATTACACAGGAACAGACAAATTTCtaagaggtgtggaaaag AATGTCATGGTTGTCAGCTGTGTATATCCATCTTCAGA gaaaaataattccAATAGTTTAAATCGGATGAATGGTGTTATGTTCCCAGGAAATTCACCAGGTTACTCTGAGAG atctaatATAAATGGCCCTGGAACTCCCAGACCAGTAAATCGACCAAAGGTTTCTTTGTCAGCTCCTATGACAACAAACGGTTTGCCAGACAGCGTGGAACATAAAGAATCAAACTtgcagcaaacagaagagaaaaaacacag TGAATCACCAGCATCTGAATCAGAAGGTGCTCAAAGCAGCCCGGTAAAGAATAAGCACTCTGAAGATGATCCTGTAGAAGCAGAAGGACATGAGGTAAAAAGACTTAAATTTGACAAAGAAGGGGAAGCCAGAGATGCACCTAACCAAACTGCCTCCAGTGAAGTTACTTTAGGCATGGGGGAAGAGACAGAAACATCCTCTACATCTCAGGATAAGGAAAAAGATGCTACTTGTGCCAGACAGCACTgtacagaggaagaggaggaag AGTCCTTCATGTCTCCCAGAAATGTTGGTCCAGACAGAAAAGATCAAGAAAAAGACACTGAATCCTCAACTGTGAATGAAGAGACCTCTGAGGAGAGCAATCAAATGGAAGAGTCTGATCAGTCTCAAGCAGAGAAGGATTTACATTCAGATGACAGTGAAAATCGTGGATCTGTCAGTAGTGGAGCTGACTGCAGTGAAACAGAAGAGTTAGGGTCCTATGCTAGTGAAACTCCAGAAATCTCATCAGAGACCCCTATGGAAAACAGTGATGAAGCCACAGAAGTTGCAGATGAACCTATGGAGCAAGACTAA
- the PPP4R2 gene encoding serine/threonine-protein phosphatase 4 regulatory subunit 2 isoform X1 — MDVERLQEALKDFEKRGKKEVCPILDQFLCHVAKTGETMVQWSQFKGYFIFKLEKVMDDFRTSAPEPRGPPNPNVEYIPFEEMKERILKIVTGFNGIPFTIQRLCELLTDPRRNYTGTDKFLRGVEKNVMVVSCVYPSSEKNNSNSLNRMNGVMFPGNSPGYSERSNINGPGTPRPVNRPKVSLSAPMTTNGLPDSVEHKESNLQQTEEKKHRFEDESPASESEGAQSSPVKNKHSEDDPVEAEGHEVKRLKFDKEGEARDAPNQTASSEVTLGMGEETETSSTSQDKEKDATCARQHCTEEEEEESFMSPRNVGPDRKDQEKDTESSTVNEETSEESNQMEESDQSQAEKDLHSDDSENRGSVSSGADCSETEELGSYASETPEISSETPMENSDEATEVADEPMEQD; from the exons GGTGCAGTGGTCTCAGTTTAAaggctattttattttcaaactggaGAAAGTAATGGATGACTTCAGAACCTCAGCTCCTGAGCCAAGAGGGCCCCCTAATCCAAATGTGGAATATATTCcctttgaagaaatgaaagagagaattCTGAAAATTGTCACTGGATTTAATGG CATCCCCTTCACTATTCAGCGACTCTGTGAGTTGCTGACAGATCCTAGGAGGAATTACACAGGAACAGACAAATTTCtaagaggtgtggaaaag AATGTCATGGTTGTCAGCTGTGTATATCCATCTTCAGA gaaaaataattccAATAGTTTAAATCGGATGAATGGTGTTATGTTCCCAGGAAATTCACCAGGTTACTCTGAGAG atctaatATAAATGGCCCTGGAACTCCCAGACCAGTAAATCGACCAAAGGTTTCTTTGTCAGCTCCTATGACAACAAACGGTTTGCCAGACAGCGTGGAACATAAAGAATCAAACTtgcagcaaacagaagagaaaaaacacaggtTTGAGGA TGAATCACCAGCATCTGAATCAGAAGGTGCTCAAAGCAGCCCGGTAAAGAATAAGCACTCTGAAGATGATCCTGTAGAAGCAGAAGGACATGAGGTAAAAAGACTTAAATTTGACAAAGAAGGGGAAGCCAGAGATGCACCTAACCAAACTGCCTCCAGTGAAGTTACTTTAGGCATGGGGGAAGAGACAGAAACATCCTCTACATCTCAGGATAAGGAAAAAGATGCTACTTGTGCCAGACAGCACTgtacagaggaagaggaggaag AGTCCTTCATGTCTCCCAGAAATGTTGGTCCAGACAGAAAAGATCAAGAAAAAGACACTGAATCCTCAACTGTGAATGAAGAGACCTCTGAGGAGAGCAATCAAATGGAAGAGTCTGATCAGTCTCAAGCAGAGAAGGATTTACATTCAGATGACAGTGAAAATCGTGGATCTGTCAGTAGTGGAGCTGACTGCAGTGAAACAGAAGAGTTAGGGTCCTATGCTAGTGAAACTCCAGAAATCTCATCAGAGACCCCTATGGAAAACAGTGATGAAGCCACAGAAGTTGCAGATGAACCTATGGAGCAAGACTAA